A window of Marinobacter salarius contains these coding sequences:
- a CDS encoding glutathione S-transferase family protein: MYTLHIANKNYSSWSLRPWVLMKELGIEFNEQLIVFGDEPTWQAYRRLSPSGKVPCLTDESTTVWDSLAIIEYLAERHEGVWPKDAKARAWARCAAAEMHSGFQSLRDICSMNVGLRIRMNTVSEGLQKDVDRIDSLWSHGLQQFGGPFLAGDRFSAVDAFFAPVVYRVRTYGLDLSEGAAAYVERVLALGSMQQWEAESLAEPWRDTEHEDIAFTVGTLLADHRQ, from the coding sequence ATGTACACCCTTCATATTGCGAACAAGAACTACTCGTCATGGTCGTTACGCCCTTGGGTCCTGATGAAGGAGCTGGGCATTGAGTTTAATGAGCAGCTCATTGTGTTTGGTGACGAGCCCACCTGGCAGGCTTACAGGCGCCTGAGCCCCAGCGGCAAGGTACCCTGCCTCACGGATGAAAGCACAACCGTATGGGACTCGCTGGCCATCATTGAGTATCTGGCCGAGCGTCACGAGGGCGTCTGGCCCAAAGACGCAAAGGCCCGCGCCTGGGCTCGCTGTGCTGCTGCTGAAATGCATTCCGGGTTCCAGTCGCTACGGGATATCTGCAGCATGAACGTGGGCCTGCGTATCCGCATGAACACGGTCAGTGAGGGCCTGCAAAAGGATGTCGACCGCATCGACAGCCTGTGGTCCCATGGCCTGCAGCAGTTCGGTGGCCCGTTCCTCGCCGGTGACCGCTTTAGCGCTGTGGATGCCTTCTTTGCCCCTGTCGTCTATCGGGTTCGCACCTACGGGCTGGACCTGAGCGAAGGCGCCGCTGCCTACGTTGAGAGGGTTCTGGCGTTAGGCAGTATGCAGCAGTGGGAAGCCGAATCCCTCGCGGAACCGTGGCGAGACACCGAACACGAGGACATCGCGTTCACCGTCGGCACCTTGCTTGCGGACCACAGACAATAG